The following coding sequences are from one Bacteroidales bacterium window:
- a CDS encoding nucleoside phosphorylase — protein MENRRIPESEFIINADGTVFHLHLLPEQLADKIIMMGDPARVDMVAEFFDTIECNISSREFHTITGSYKGKRITAMSHGIGGDNIDIVMSELDALVNVDFATRTVKEEKKSLTIVRIGTSGGLQPDIELGTNLISVRSMGFDGVLNFYAGRDSVCDLDFEDKFCKAVGWNPQHASPYIVSANSELVARLNQGDMQEGVTISANGFYGPQGRYLRLPLADAELNAKIQSFRYGNERITNYEMEGAALAGLALLMGHKAATVCNIIAGRATHSANTNYKSGMPSLIEKVLDRI, from the coding sequence ATGGAAAACAGACGCATCCCCGAGTCGGAATTTATTATAAATGCCGATGGTACAGTGTTTCATCTTCATCTTCTCCCTGAGCAGTTAGCAGATAAAATAATTATGATGGGCGATCCTGCTCGAGTAGATATGGTAGCAGAGTTTTTTGATACTATTGAGTGTAATATCTCAAGTAGAGAGTTTCATACTATTACTGGTAGTTATAAGGGAAAGAGAATAACAGCAATGTCGCATGGTATAGGTGGAGACAATATAGATATTGTAATGAGTGAGTTGGATGCTTTGGTAAATGTTGATTTTGCCACACGCACAGTAAAGGAGGAGAAGAAGAGTCTTACCATTGTTCGCATAGGCACATCAGGCGGATTACAACCCGATATTGAGTTAGGAACAAACCTAATCTCGGTACGCTCTATGGGATTTGATGGAGTATTAAACTTTTATGCTGGTAGGGATAGTGTGTGCGACCTCGACTTTGAAGATAAATTTTGTAAAGCAGTGGGATGGAATCCTCAACACGCCTCGCCCTATATTGTTAGTGCCAACTCTGAACTTGTAGCACGTCTAAACCAAGGCGATATGCAGGAGGGTGTAACAATATCGGCAAATGGCTTTTATGGTCCGCAAGGCAGATATTTACGTTTACCTCTTGCCGATGCTGAGTTAAACGCAAAGATTCAGAGTTTCCGTTATGGTAATGAACGAATTACAAACTACGAGATGGAGGGTGCTGCTCTTGCCGGTTTAGCTCTTTTGATGGGACATAAAGCCGCAACAGTATGCAATATCATTGCAGGGCGAGCAACACACTCGGCAAACACCAACTACAAAAGCGGTATGCCTTCGCTAATTGAAAAGGTATTGGATAGAATCTAA
- a CDS encoding DUF4981 domain-containing protein yields the protein MSKEILKNFLFVALMLMISIFSASAEKQNDWENQHVFAINKERGHASYMPYPNREKIFKDDKRVKFPWATTKSEYFKSLNGKWAFSLVDEPSKRPLDFMKEGYDFSNWDTIPVPSNWEMHGYDQPIYCNVEYPHESNYPYIQRRKGYDGYGVNPVGSYHKVVTVPEGWNGKQIFLHFGGIYSAAYIWVNGEEVGYTQGANNDHEFDITPYVKPGKENRIDVQVFRWCDGSYLECQDMFRMSGIYRDVYMFATPKTFIRDYYITSKLNPDEGYKAGDVKIEGWINNRDKESATSTINVVIETLKGDTLVCFEPKTVTVKAGGEEKVTLNGKVKNIDLWSAEHPNLYNTIFSLKNSEGVEVEAFLVKYGFRDIKIKDAQFILNGTPIILKGANRHDTHPVYGRAVNTASMVKDVLMMKRANMNTIRTAHYPNQSKMYDMFDYYGLLTVCEADVECHANQAISNDTTWEAAFVDRGLRMALRDRNHPSVIMWSLGNECGDGINFAAERAAIEAVDDRPIHYEGGWQYSDFTGNMYRTIEELCKTDTTSNPKAFFADGTYKPHFVCEYAHAMGNAIGNLKEYVDYFEENNRTIGGCIWDWADQSIYHPQLLKKGIRQLATGYDFPGPHQGNFCCNGIVTAEREETPKLKEVTKAYQPVAFSNFNPATQMVTLKNKFHDTDLKDLYMVWTLACDGKEIKRTTRSSKVNLPACAPGDSIKIEIPYGINMITNPDAEYTVKVNLFSKRKTPWGIEHPFATEQFIVREGSDKTEVFREYIVDKISFEDTDSLLIIKGHDMDVTFNKNTTFITSLRYHNGEFHEEMFPTGEGPKFDSYRWIENDGWKEVDTLVTESFSYKRAKDKKSMLVSATVSSINKCNYTIEYEIYANGHIIMDITYRPLTENLRRMGLSAVVAGDKHNVEYYARGPWENYVDRKTGAYLVNHKTTVEEMEESYMKPQTMGNREDLRYLSLTDDDDHGIEINVKGQASFSALYFTDMELSKLKHVWELPEARRDNIILHIDYMQRGIGNASCGPQTIEKYRIPGTGEFKHRVSIDPHWPMPTF from the coding sequence ATGAGTAAAGAAATTTTGAAAAACTTCTTGTTTGTTGCTCTTATGCTGATGATCTCAATTTTTTCGGCTTCGGCAGAGAAACAAAACGATTGGGAAAATCAACACGTTTTTGCAATAAACAAAGAGAGGGGTCATGCATCTTATATGCCATACCCCAACAGAGAGAAGATTTTTAAGGATGATAAAAGGGTTAAATTTCCTTGGGCTACTACCAAATCGGAATACTTTAAATCACTTAACGGCAAGTGGGCTTTTAGTTTGGTTGATGAGCCTTCAAAGCGTCCCCTTGACTTTATGAAAGAGGGCTATGATTTCTCAAATTGGGATACAATACCTGTTCCCTCAAACTGGGAAATGCATGGATACGACCAACCTATCTATTGCAATGTTGAGTACCCTCATGAGAGCAACTACCCTTATATCCAACGCAGAAAAGGTTATGATGGTTATGGTGTTAACCCCGTAGGTTCATACCACAAGGTTGTTACTGTTCCTGAAGGCTGGAATGGCAAACAAATTTTCCTTCATTTTGGTGGAATATATTCGGCTGCGTACATTTGGGTAAATGGCGAAGAGGTTGGGTATACTCAAGGTGCTAATAACGACCACGAATTTGATATAACTCCTTACGTTAAACCGGGCAAAGAGAACAGAATTGATGTTCAAGTGTTCCGCTGGTGCGATGGTAGTTATTTGGAGTGCCAAGATATGTTCAGAATGAGCGGTATATATCGCGATGTTTATATGTTTGCTACTCCTAAAACCTTTATTCGCGACTACTATATCACTTCTAAACTAAACCCCGATGAGGGTTATAAAGCTGGTGATGTTAAAATTGAGGGCTGGATAAACAATAGAGACAAAGAATCTGCTACATCTACTATTAATGTTGTTATTGAGACTCTAAAAGGTGACACTCTTGTTTGTTTTGAACCTAAAACAGTAACAGTAAAGGCTGGTGGAGAAGAAAAAGTGACTCTAAACGGAAAGGTGAAGAATATTGATCTTTGGAGCGCTGAGCATCCTAACCTTTATAATACCATATTCTCTTTGAAAAATAGCGAAGGTGTTGAGGTTGAGGCTTTCTTGGTTAAATACGGATTTAGAGATATTAAAATTAAGGATGCTCAATTCATACTTAATGGAACTCCTATAATTCTTAAAGGGGCAAACAGACACGACACTCACCCTGTATATGGTCGCGCTGTGAATACAGCATCAATGGTTAAAGACGTTTTAATGATGAAACGTGCAAATATGAACACTATTCGTACTGCCCACTACCCCAACCAAAGTAAAATGTACGATATGTTCGACTACTATGGCCTGTTGACTGTTTGTGAGGCAGATGTTGAGTGCCACGCTAATCAGGCAATAAGTAACGACACAACTTGGGAGGCTGCTTTTGTTGACAGAGGTTTAAGAATGGCTTTGCGTGACCGCAACCACCCTTCGGTAATTATGTGGTCGTTGGGTAACGAGTGTGGCGACGGTATAAACTTTGCCGCTGAGCGCGCAGCAATAGAGGCTGTTGATGATAGACCTATCCATTATGAAGGAGGATGGCAATATTCTGACTTTACAGGCAATATGTATAGAACTATTGAGGAGCTTTGCAAAACCGATACAACATCTAATCCAAAAGCATTTTTTGCTGACGGAACATACAAACCTCACTTCGTTTGCGAATATGCTCACGCTATGGGTAATGCAATAGGTAATCTTAAAGAGTATGTTGATTACTTTGAAGAGAACAACCGCACTATTGGAGGTTGTATCTGGGACTGGGCTGACCAATCAATATATCATCCTCAACTTTTAAAGAAGGGCATACGTCAACTTGCTACCGGTTATGATTTCCCCGGACCTCATCAAGGAAACTTCTGCTGTAATGGTATAGTTACTGCAGAACGTGAAGAGACTCCTAAACTGAAAGAGGTTACTAAAGCATACCAACCTGTTGCTTTCTCGAACTTCAACCCTGCCACTCAAATGGTGACTCTGAAAAACAAGTTCCACGATACAGATTTAAAGGATCTATATATGGTTTGGACTCTTGCTTGTGACGGAAAAGAGATTAAAAGAACTACCCGAAGCAGTAAAGTAAATCTTCCTGCATGCGCTCCCGGAGATAGCATCAAAATTGAGATTCCTTACGGAATAAATATGATTACAAACCCCGATGCAGAATATACTGTAAAGGTTAATCTGTTCTCTAAACGTAAAACGCCTTGGGGTATAGAACACCCATTTGCAACAGAACAATTTATTGTTCGCGAAGGAAGCGATAAGACTGAGGTATTCAGAGAGTATATTGTTGATAAGATTTCGTTTGAAGATACTGACTCTTTATTGATTATAAAGGGACACGATATGGATGTTACATTCAATAAAAATACAACCTTTATTACATCGTTGAGATACCACAACGGAGAGTTCCACGAGGAGATGTTCCCAACAGGCGAAGGTCCAAAATTTGATAGTTATCGCTGGATTGAGAACGATGGCTGGAAAGAGGTTGATACTCTTGTTACTGAGTCATTCTCTTACAAAAGAGCAAAAGACAAAAAGAGTATGTTAGTTTCAGCAACTGTAAGTTCAATAAACAAATGTAACTACACAATAGAGTATGAGATATATGCTAATGGACATATTATAATGGACATTACATACCGTCCATTGACTGAGAATCTACGCCGTATGGGACTTTCTGCCGTGGTTGCTGGCGACAAACACAATGTTGAGTACTACGCAAGAGGTCCTTGGGAAAACTACGTTGACCGCAAAACTGGTGCATATCTTGTAAATCACAAGACTACTGTTGAGGAGATGGAAGAGAGCTATATGAAACCTCAAACAATGGGTAATCGCGAGGATTTACGTTACCTATCTTTGACTGATGATGATGACCACGGTATTGAGATTAATGTTAAAGGACAAGCATCGTTCTCGGCTCTCTACTTTACCGATATGGAGTTATCAAAACTTAAACACGTTTGGGAGTTACCCGAAGCGAGAAGAGATAATATAATCTTACATATTGATTATATGCAACGTGGTATAGGTAACGCAAGTTGCGGTCCTCAAACTATTGAGAAATATCGCATACCCGGTACTGGCGAGTTTAAACACAGAGTATCGATTGACCCTCACTGGCCAATGCCTACATTCTAA
- a CDS encoding AMP-binding protein, translating to MLERFLKQTSFSSQEDFMKNYKVNVPENFNFGYDIVDAWAEKEPNKIAMTWVSSEGEHIDFTFADMKRESDKTASYFSSLGIGHGDMVMLILKRRYEFWFSIVALHKLGAVVIPATHLLTEKDIIYRCNAADIKAIVAVGDDIVINHINNSIEKSPSLEKCISIGPKVPEGWEDFHKGIEEAAPFVKPQNPNKNDDISLMYFTSGTTGNPKMVIHDFTYPLAHIITGSYWHNLKEDSLHLTLADTGWGKAVWGKLYGQWIAGATVFTYDFEKFEGDDVLKMISKYKITSFCAPPTVFRFFIKEDLTKYDISSLKYCTIAGEALNPKVYDEFYRLTGIKLMEGFGQTETTLTVATYPWITPKPGSMGVRNPQYDIDLLTSDGRWAEDGEQGQLVIRTDKGKPLGLFMGYYRNPELTEEAHHDGIYYTGDVAWRDEDGYFWFVGRADDVIKSSGYRIGPFEVESALMTHPAVVECAITGVPDEVRGQVVKATIVLSKEYKSKAGAELVKEIQDHVKRTTAPYKYPRVVEFVDELPKTISGKIKRYEIRKK from the coding sequence ATGTTAGAAAGATTTTTAAAACAGACATCGTTCTCATCACAAGAGGACTTTATGAAAAATTACAAAGTTAATGTCCCTGAGAACTTTAACTTTGGATACGATATAGTTGATGCGTGGGCAGAGAAAGAGCCTAACAAAATAGCAATGACATGGGTGAGTAGCGAAGGCGAACATATCGATTTTACCTTTGCCGATATGAAACGCGAGAGCGACAAAACTGCATCATATTTCAGTTCGTTAGGCATAGGTCATGGCGATATGGTTATGCTTATCTTAAAACGTCGTTATGAGTTTTGGTTCTCAATAGTAGCACTTCACAAACTTGGAGCAGTAGTAATACCTGCAACACACCTATTAACCGAAAAAGATATAATATATCGTTGCAATGCAGCCGATATTAAAGCAATAGTTGCAGTAGGCGATGATATAGTTATCAACCACATAAACAACTCAATAGAGAAATCTCCATCGTTGGAGAAATGTATCTCAATAGGTCCAAAAGTACCCGAAGGCTGGGAAGATTTCCACAAAGGAATTGAGGAGGCTGCACCATTTGTAAAACCTCAAAACCCCAATAAAAACGATGATATATCATTAATGTACTTTACCTCTGGAACAACAGGTAACCCAAAAATGGTTATCCATGACTTCACCTATCCATTGGCACACATAATAACAGGCTCATATTGGCACAACCTTAAAGAGGATAGCCTACACCTTACACTTGCCGATACAGGCTGGGGAAAAGCCGTGTGGGGAAAACTATACGGACAATGGATTGCAGGAGCAACAGTATTTACATACGACTTTGAGAAGTTCGAAGGAGATGATGTGCTTAAGATGATAAGCAAATACAAAATCACCTCGTTCTGTGCCCCACCAACAGTGTTCCGTTTCTTTATCAAAGAGGATCTTACAAAATATGATATTTCATCATTGAAATATTGCACAATAGCAGGAGAGGCATTAAATCCCAAAGTTTATGATGAGTTCTACCGTTTAACAGGTATAAAACTTATGGAGGGATTTGGACAAACTGAGACAACCCTAACCGTTGCAACTTACCCTTGGATAACTCCAAAACCGGGTTCAATGGGAGTTCGCAACCCTCAGTATGATATTGACCTTTTAACTTCTGACGGACGCTGGGCAGAGGACGGAGAGCAAGGACAACTTGTAATTCGTACCGACAAAGGCAAACCCCTTGGATTGTTTATGGGCTACTATCGTAACCCCGAACTAACTGAAGAGGCTCACCACGATGGAATATATTACACAGGTGATGTTGCTTGGCGTGATGAAGACGGATACTTCTGGTTTGTTGGACGTGCCGATGATGTAATCAAATCATCAGGTTACCGCATTGGACCATTTGAGGTAGAGAGTGCCTTGATGACACACCCTGCTGTTGTAGAGTGTGCCATAACAGGAGTGCCCGATGAGGTTCGTGGACAAGTGGTTAAGGCAACAATAGTTCTATCAAAAGAGTACAAGAGCAAGGCGGGAGCAGAACTTGTAAAAGAGATTCAAGATCACGTAAAACGTACCACAGCACCCTACAAGTATCCTCGCGTGGTAGAGTTTGTAGATGAGTTGCCCAAAACAATAAGCGGTAAGATTAAACGCTACGAAATTCGTAAGAAATAG
- the proB gene encoding glutamate 5-kinase: MYRFKRIAIKIGSNVLTGKDGMLDKERMASLVAQIAQLHHNGVEVIVVSSGAVASGRGELHLDKKIDAVKSRQLFSAVGQVKLLNNYYELFSKHGISCGQVLTMKECFSTRRLYLNQKQCIEVMLENKVIPIVNENDTVAVTELMFTDNDELSGLIATMMDMEALIILSNIDGIYNGNPADEGTTVIREITAADKDLSKFIQTKKSSFGRGGMITKTNIARKVAKEGITVIIANGTRENILPDLLNPKSDVIYTTFTPSNKEISSVKKWIAHSDGYAKGSLVINEKAKAKLLSEEAVSLLPIGVVSVEGEFEKDDIVKIVTTEGESIGVGKVSCDSTKARSLAGNKGGRALIHYDYLYLE; encoded by the coding sequence ATGTACCGATTTAAACGCATAGCAATAAAAATTGGCAGTAATGTGCTTACAGGCAAAGATGGTATGCTTGACAAAGAGCGTATGGCTTCGCTTGTGGCACAAATTGCGCAACTACACCACAATGGTGTTGAGGTAATAGTTGTATCATCGGGAGCAGTTGCATCGGGGCGAGGCGAGTTGCACCTCGACAAAAAAATTGATGCAGTAAAGTCGCGTCAGTTGTTCTCGGCAGTGGGGCAGGTAAAACTCCTGAACAACTACTACGAGTTGTTCAGCAAACATGGAATAAGTTGCGGACAGGTACTTACAATGAAGGAGTGTTTCTCAACACGCCGTCTATATCTAAACCAAAAGCAGTGTATCGAGGTGATGCTTGAGAACAAGGTAATACCCATTGTAAACGAAAACGACACCGTTGCTGTAACCGAGTTGATGTTTACCGATAACGACGAACTCTCGGGACTCATAGCCACAATGATGGATATGGAGGCACTCATAATATTGAGCAACATTGATGGCATATACAATGGAAACCCTGCCGATGAAGGCACTACCGTAATAAGAGAGATAACTGCTGCCGACAAAGACCTCTCAAAATTTATTCAAACAAAAAAATCATCGTTTGGGCGAGGAGGAATGATAACCAAAACCAACATTGCCCGAAAAGTTGCAAAGGAGGGTATAACCGTTATTATTGCAAACGGAACTCGCGAAAATATCTTACCTGACTTGCTTAACCCTAAAAGCGATGTAATCTATACTACCTTTACCCCCTCAAACAAAGAGATTTCGAGTGTAAAAAAATGGATAGCTCACTCTGACGGTTATGCAAAAGGCTCGTTAGTGATAAACGAAAAGGCAAAGGCAAAACTATTATCTGAAGAGGCAGTAAGTCTGTTGCCAATAGGAGTAGTATCGGTAGAGGGTGAGTTTGAAAAAGATGATATAGTAAAAATAGTAACAACAGAGGGAGAGTCAATAGGAGTAGGAAAAGTATCGTGCGATAGCACAAAGGCTCGCTCATTGGCAGGAAACAAAGGCGGACGAGCATTAATACATTACGACTATCTCTATTTGGAATAG
- a CDS encoding alpha-L-fucosidase, producing MKYFISFLAIVSAIIVSSCKSSVQPPAPLYPIPNERQLSYMHNPHAAFIHYGMNTYTNKEWGDGHEKVTLFNPSDTVDTDQWARVLKECGFDRIVFTGKHHDGFCLWPSKANKVNPHTIAQSPYLNGNGDFFEQLSVSCTKYGIDMGVYLSPWDAYEEHVGGNYTSELYNDFYVTQLNEVLSKYGRYNEKLGRREIVEIWLDGATGSNNPPVYDFNRFVDVMRKYQPTAYIWIDALRAFKSCAMGDTCKVDGAWAMNEKGQAPDPCWHKMDTCGVTTDDCKNRPEGEFFFLLEADVSIRNGWFYGDGGGVKSATDLFKERYMKSIGRGTPLILNIPPDKNGRITDEYIAILKKYKEYIDTTFDNNIIPSNTTASATEVRGNCNTYAANKSIDNDYDTYWTMNDSSTTGSITLNFGESVKFDIVQFQEYIPLGQRVAEWSVDVKTNDGWQEYAKGSTIGYKRIVQGSVVEAEAVRLNITSSLAVPLINEFSVFLSHEDLREESSLVDNGSGKFIIEPDFISVKETDGEVSVKVKLLNGGEQECSVYIATLPGSGVQGKVYEDRTATLIFPVGVTEQEFKVNIINNQNNEGDKDFFIQLSNATGKGVTIGEKSTVRILVDDDES from the coding sequence ATGAAATATTTTATATCATTTTTAGCAATTGTATCTGCAATTATAGTGTCATCGTGTAAAAGTTCTGTGCAACCTCCTGCTCCCTTATACCCTATCCCTAACGAAAGACAATTATCATATATGCACAACCCCCATGCGGCATTTATCCACTATGGTATGAATACTTATACTAACAAAGAGTGGGGCGATGGACATGAGAAGGTTACATTGTTTAACCCTTCAGATACTGTTGATACCGACCAATGGGCAAGAGTATTAAAGGAGTGTGGTTTTGACCGTATTGTTTTTACGGGTAAGCATCACGATGGTTTCTGTTTATGGCCATCGAAAGCTAACAAAGTTAATCCGCACACTATTGCACAATCGCCATACCTTAATGGCAATGGGGATTTTTTTGAGCAACTATCGGTATCGTGTACAAAATATGGTATTGATATGGGTGTTTATCTTTCGCCATGGGATGCCTACGAAGAACACGTGGGTGGTAACTACACTTCAGAGTTATACAACGATTTTTATGTTACTCAGCTCAACGAGGTTTTAAGTAAATATGGCAGATATAATGAGAAACTTGGACGCAGGGAGATTGTTGAGATTTGGTTAGATGGTGCAACTGGCTCTAATAATCCTCCTGTTTATGATTTTAATAGGTTTGTTGATGTTATGCGAAAGTATCAGCCTACCGCCTATATTTGGATTGATGCTTTGCGTGCCTTTAAAAGTTGTGCAATGGGCGACACCTGCAAGGTTGATGGCGCATGGGCTATGAATGAAAAAGGACAGGCTCCCGACCCTTGTTGGCACAAAATGGATACTTGCGGTGTTACTACTGATGATTGTAAAAACCGTCCCGAAGGGGAGTTCTTCTTCCTGCTTGAGGCAGATGTATCTATTCGTAATGGGTGGTTTTATGGTGATGGTGGAGGTGTGAAATCGGCTACCGACCTATTTAAGGAGCGTTATATGAAATCTATTGGACGTGGTACTCCGCTTATATTAAATATTCCGCCAGACAAAAACGGTAGGATTACTGATGAGTATATCGCTATCTTGAAAAAATATAAAGAGTATATCGACACCACTTTTGATAATAATATTATTCCTTCAAATACAACCGCAAGTGCTACCGAAGTGAGAGGTAACTGCAATACCTACGCAGCCAATAAGAGTATTGATAATGATTACGATACCTATTGGACAATGAACGACAGTTCTACAACAGGTAGTATTACTCTTAATTTTGGAGAGAGTGTAAAATTTGATATTGTGCAGTTTCAGGAGTATATCCCATTAGGACAACGTGTTGCCGAGTGGAGTGTGGATGTTAAAACCAATGATGGTTGGCAAGAGTATGCCAAAGGCTCTACAATAGGTTATAAGCGAATTGTTCAGGGTAGTGTGGTTGAGGCAGAGGCTGTAAGATTAAATATCACCTCTTCTCTTGCTGTTCCGCTAATAAACGAGTTTTCGGTGTTCCTCTCTCACGAAGATTTAAGAGAGGAGAGTTCATTGGTAGATAATGGCAGTGGCAAGTTTATTATTGAACCTGACTTTATATCAGTGAAAGAGACCGATGGAGAGGTTTCTGTTAAAGTTAAACTTTTGAATGGTGGGGAGCAAGAGTGTTCGGTTTATATTGCAACACTCCCCGGCTCGGGTGTTCAAGGGAAAGTTTATGAAGACCGCACTGCAACTCTTATATTTCCAGTAGGAGTTACCGAACAGGAGTTTAAAGTAAACATTATAAACAACCAAAATAATGAAGGCGATAAAGATTTCTTTATACAACTTTCAAATGCTACGGGTAAAGGTGTAACAATTGGAGAGAAATCGACTGTTAGAATTTTGGTTGATGATGATGAGAGTTAA
- a CDS encoding leucine-rich repeat protein: MGDGAFSVWKNLTSITIPNSVTSIEENAFCDYSSLNSIYVTKGDSDRVKGMLPEELHKFVKELE, from the coding sequence ATTGGAGATGGAGCTTTCTCTGTCTGGAAAAATTTAACATCAATCACTATCCCCAACTCTGTGACTTCGATTGAAGAGAATGCTTTCTGTGATTACTCCTCTCTTAACTCAATTTATGTAACAAAAGGGGATAGCGATAGAGTTAAAGGGATGTTACCTGAAGAGTTGCATAAGTTTGTAAAAGAATTGGAATAG
- a CDS encoding helix-turn-helix transcriptional regulator, translating to MNDQLIQITTRLKGLRDALDITPAEMAQMSGIEESEYINYESGRVDIPVSVLHKISQSCGVDLSVLMFGDEPHMSSYFLTRKGQGAAVERTKAYKYQSLGAGFRNRKADPFIVTVEPKSDDTPIHENTHSGQEFNMVIEGRLMLKIAGKEIILNEGDSIYFDAQRPHGMKALDGKPVKFLAIIM from the coding sequence ATGAACGATCAATTAATACAAATAACCACAAGGTTAAAAGGTTTACGCGATGCCTTGGATATTACTCCAGCAGAAATGGCACAGATGAGTGGTATTGAAGAGAGTGAATATATTAACTACGAATCGGGTAGAGTAGATATTCCCGTAAGTGTATTACATAAAATCAGTCAAAGTTGTGGAGTTGATTTATCAGTTCTTATGTTTGGTGATGAGCCTCACATGAGCAGTTATTTTTTAACACGCAAAGGACAGGGAGCAGCAGTAGAGCGTACAAAAGCATATAAATATCAATCGTTGGGAGCAGGTTTCCGTAATCGTAAAGCCGATCCCTTTATTGTAACCGTTGAACCCAAAAGTGATGATACACCTATACATGAGAACACTCACTCAGGTCAAGAGTTCAATATGGTAATTGAAGGTCGTTTAATGCTAAAGATAGCAGGTAAAGAGATAATTCTAAACGAGGGAGATAGCATATATTTTGATGCACAACGTCCACACGGAATGAAAGCATTGGACGGCAAACCTGTAAAATTCCTTGCAATAATAATGTAA